Proteins encoded in a region of the Acidobacteriota bacterium genome:
- a CDS encoding diguanylate cyclase yields the protein MTMPGTFTTRLAMAGLAGGGAAGFWLVRGSSVPAWIAFLLAIVTAGAAVLAFRLRAKGLAAVADAQREHHRASDISLATVEALARAIEARARSSRTDIRREQAYAVEMAKAFGVPAQEIDGIRMAALLHDVGKLGVPDHILTKKGPLTAEETGKVRIHSQLGANIIADVLFPYPVASLVLCHHERWDGSGYPAGLSGGDIPLGARILSVVDHFVSLISDRPFRKAVSHAEAIEELRREAGRALDPVMVSRFVELLPSLEAAFETGTAAGTRANGPGGADEHPYYSEDTESQASVFDEIALAQKEVYALYEVAQGLGTSLGVADSMGVIAEKLRDLVPFASCALFLHDTTRRIARCRYAIGSGAKQLRLMELRVGTGLVGGVIATRECGVNKDPSEDFLSIGVPVDGHILRSALVCPLIVAERVIGALAMYHTEPGFFTDDHRRIALRVTGQASAVIHNSVLYERTHEEAVTDQLTGLPNNRFLILHLTRELARARRMASSVAVMLLDLDNLKDINDSYGHPAGDRALREVAAVLRRAIRPYDIVSRYGGDEFIVLLSDCGIEDAEAKRIELQQVIDALPFVVRGTQRVLLAVSVGAAVFPRDGDTYEALLAVADQQMYRDKSQRKRLTPAPSGIPTAMESGAIEDVELRKAAEGVL from the coding sequence ATGACCATGCCGGGGACGTTCACGACACGGCTGGCGATGGCGGGCCTGGCTGGAGGCGGCGCCGCCGGTTTCTGGCTTGTCCGCGGCTCGTCCGTGCCTGCCTGGATCGCCTTCCTGCTCGCGATCGTGACGGCCGGCGCGGCCGTGCTGGCCTTTCGCCTCCGGGCAAAAGGGCTGGCGGCAGTCGCCGACGCGCAGCGCGAGCATCACCGCGCCTCGGACATTTCGCTCGCGACCGTCGAGGCCCTCGCGCGGGCGATTGAAGCCCGGGCGCGATCGTCCCGCACGGACATACGCCGCGAACAGGCGTACGCGGTCGAGATGGCGAAGGCGTTTGGCGTGCCGGCCCAGGAGATCGACGGCATCAGAATGGCGGCGCTGCTGCACGATGTCGGCAAGCTCGGCGTCCCGGACCACATCCTGACGAAGAAGGGGCCGCTCACCGCCGAAGAGACCGGCAAGGTCCGCATCCACTCGCAGCTTGGCGCCAACATCATTGCGGACGTGCTGTTTCCATATCCTGTCGCCTCGCTTGTGCTCTGCCATCATGAACGGTGGGACGGGTCGGGCTACCCGGCGGGCCTCAGCGGCGGCGATATCCCGCTCGGGGCGCGCATCCTCTCGGTGGTCGATCACTTCGTGTCACTGATCTCCGATCGCCCGTTCCGCAAGGCCGTCTCACACGCCGAGGCGATCGAGGAGCTGCGGCGGGAGGCGGGGCGTGCGCTCGATCCGGTGATGGTGTCCCGCTTTGTCGAGCTGCTGCCGTCGCTCGAGGCGGCGTTCGAGACGGGGACCGCGGCGGGTACGCGTGCAAACGGCCCAGGCGGGGCAGACGAGCATCCGTATTACTCCGAGGACACCGAATCCCAGGCCTCGGTGTTCGACGAAATCGCGCTGGCTCAGAAGGAAGTCTACGCGTTGTACGAGGTCGCGCAGGGATTGGGCACGAGTCTCGGCGTGGCCGATTCCATGGGCGTGATTGCCGAGAAACTGCGCGATCTGGTGCCGTTCGCGAGCTGCGCGCTCTTCCTGCACGACACCACGAGGCGAATTGCCCGCTGCCGGTACGCGATTGGCAGCGGTGCCAAGCAGTTGCGCCTGATGGAGCTGCGCGTTGGAACAGGGCTGGTCGGCGGCGTGATCGCGACGCGCGAGTGCGGCGTCAATAAGGATCCGAGCGAGGACTTTCTCTCGATTGGCGTGCCGGTCGATGGCCATATCCTCAGATCGGCGCTGGTGTGCCCGCTCATCGTCGCCGAGCGCGTGATTGGTGCCCTGGCGATGTACCACACCGAGCCCGGGTTCTTTACCGACGACCACCGCCGTATCGCCCTGCGCGTCACGGGGCAGGCGTCGGCGGTGATTCACAACTCGGTGCTCTACGAACGGACGCACGAAGAAGCGGTCACCGACCAGTTGACCGGGCTGCCGAACAACCGCTTCCTGATTCTCCACCTGACTCGTGAACTGGCCCGCGCCAGGCGCATGGCTTCGTCGGTCGCCGTGATGCTGCTGGACCTGGACAACCTCAAAGACATCAACGACAGCTACGGGCATCCGGCCGGTGATCGGGCACTGCGCGAAGTGGCGGCGGTGCTGCGCCGGGCCATCCGGCCGTACGACATCGTGTCCCGATACGGCGGCGATGAGTTCATTGTGCTGCTGTCGGACTGCGGCATCGAGGACGCCGAGGCCAAGCGCATCGAGTTGCAGCAGGTGATTGACGCGCTTCCGTTTGTCGTGCGGGGCACGCAACGGGTGCTGCTGGCCGTCAGCGTCGGCGCGGCGGTGTTCCCCAGAGATGGCGACACGTACGAAGCGCTGCTGGCCGTGGCGGATCAGCAGATGTACCGGGACAAGAGCCAGCGCAAGCGCCTCACGCCAGCACCATCCGGCATCCCCACGGCGATGGAGAGCGGGGCCATCGAGGACGTGGAGCTGCGGAAGGCTGCCGAAGGCGTGTTGTAA
- the nagA gene encoding N-acetylglucosamine-6-phosphate deacetylase — MTQTLVLAGVDIVLPDRVTPGGTIIIEDGRISGVLSRVVPTASDVPRVDLPGHTVVPGFIDVHVHGLEGIDSLDGPGAVRELAARMPKYGVTAFSPTSVACPPDDLRMLVAAVRRCREAPDARSARVLPAHLESNFLNPDYKGAQALSCLRSPAAALAAGQRDRQSAHTEQFTAADILRVIEEAGPDVGIITLAPELDGAMALIRRLVASGRIVSLGHSAATFDIAIDAIRAGARQATHLFNRMPPLGHREPGLAGAVLQAPEIAAEIVCDGYHVHPGMLRMAIAAKGADRIMAITDGSAGAGLPPGSRARIGGRAIDVGEQGAFLEDNTLAGSTATMDRVFRVLTSVGGLGLVDAATLCATTPARELGLTGHGVIAPGAVADLVVLGPQSTVVETYIAGQACLGRD; from the coding sequence ATGACGCAGACCCTGGTTCTTGCCGGCGTCGACATCGTGCTGCCCGACCGCGTCACGCCCGGGGGCACCATCATCATCGAAGACGGCCGGATCTCCGGCGTCCTGTCGCGGGTGGTGCCGACGGCATCAGATGTCCCGCGCGTCGATCTGCCCGGCCACACCGTGGTCCCGGGGTTCATTGACGTCCACGTGCATGGCCTCGAGGGGATCGATTCGCTCGATGGCCCCGGCGCCGTCCGGGAGCTGGCCGCGCGCATGCCGAAATATGGCGTGACGGCCTTCTCCCCGACCAGCGTGGCGTGCCCGCCTGACGACCTGCGCATGCTGGTGGCGGCCGTCCGCCGGTGTCGTGAGGCGCCCGACGCCCGATCCGCGCGTGTGCTGCCCGCTCATCTCGAGAGCAACTTCCTCAACCCCGACTACAAGGGAGCCCAGGCGCTCTCGTGCCTCAGATCGCCAGCCGCGGCGCTCGCGGCGGGGCAGCGTGATCGCCAGTCGGCGCACACCGAGCAGTTCACCGCTGCCGACATCCTTCGCGTCATCGAAGAAGCCGGCCCGGACGTGGGCATCATCACGCTGGCGCCGGAACTGGACGGGGCGATGGCCCTCATCCGGCGCCTGGTCGCCTCCGGGCGCATCGTGTCGCTCGGCCACTCGGCCGCCACGTTCGACATCGCCATCGACGCCATCCGCGCGGGGGCGCGCCAGGCCACGCACCTGTTCAACCGGATGCCGCCGCTCGGCCACCGCGAGCCGGGGCTGGCCGGCGCGGTGCTGCAGGCGCCGGAGATCGCCGCCGAGATCGTGTGCGACGGCTATCACGTGCATCCCGGCATGCTGAGAATGGCGATTGCCGCAAAGGGCGCCGATCGGATCATGGCCATCACCGACGGCAGCGCGGGCGCCGGGCTTCCCCCGGGCTCACGCGCCAGGATTGGCGGTCGCGCCATCGACGTCGGTGAACAAGGCGCGTTTCTCGAGGACAACACTCTGGCGGGCAGCACCGCCACCATGGACCGCGTGTTTCGCGTGCTGACCAGCGTCGGCGGCCTCGGACTGGTCGACGCCGCGACGCTCTGCGCGACCACCCCCGCGCGAGAGCTTGGCCTGACCGGCCACGGCGTCATCGCACCGGGAGCGGTGGCCGACCTGGTCGTGCTCGGCCCGCAGTCGACGGTCGTCGAAACCTACATCGCCGGCCAGGCCTGCCTCGGTCGCGACTGA
- a CDS encoding DUF4097 family beta strand repeat-containing protein: MGMWSFRGATSAVSVMAMAATLAGCDIRIGAARFSAREEKKFTVTGSPQVELTTFDGSIEVRGWDKPEVLVEVEKRGDNQAAVDKIQVKTTQTGNTITVDIPKVASATHFTFGQSPSASLVVTVPTQSVLKLDSGDGSVTIKRVNGKINIRTGDGSVRITESKGDLFVRTGDGSIQAAEIDGHVDVETRDGSISIEGTLRGVRADSGDGSIKLTARKGSTMDADWVATTNDGSIDMRVSDGFGAEVDAESGDGRVRIDNLAGQSDRRAQGESHDRSSARGRIGDGGKLLKLRTGAGSISLKNW, translated from the coding sequence ATGGGCATGTGGAGTTTCCGGGGGGCGACCAGCGCGGTGAGCGTGATGGCCATGGCCGCGACGCTGGCGGGTTGCGATATCAGGATCGGCGCGGCTCGATTCAGCGCACGGGAAGAGAAGAAGTTCACCGTCACGGGATCACCGCAGGTCGAGCTGACGACGTTTGACGGCTCCATCGAAGTCCGGGGCTGGGACAAGCCGGAAGTGCTGGTCGAAGTCGAGAAGCGTGGCGACAACCAGGCGGCTGTGGACAAGATCCAGGTGAAGACCACGCAAACCGGCAACACGATCACCGTCGACATCCCGAAGGTCGCGTCGGCCACCCACTTCACGTTCGGCCAGTCGCCGAGCGCCAGCCTCGTGGTGACGGTGCCGACGCAGTCGGTCCTGAAGCTCGATAGCGGCGACGGCTCGGTGACCATCAAGCGCGTCAACGGAAAGATCAACATCCGCACCGGCGACGGCAGCGTGCGCATCACGGAGTCGAAGGGTGATCTGTTCGTGCGCACGGGCGACGGCTCGATCCAGGCCGCCGAGATTGACGGGCACGTGGATGTCGAAACGCGCGACGGCAGCATCAGCATCGAGGGCACGCTTCGTGGTGTCCGGGCCGACTCTGGCGACGGCTCGATCAAGCTGACGGCGCGAAAGGGCAGCACGATGGACGCCGACTGGGTCGCGACCACCAACGACGGCTCCATCGACATGCGTGTGTCGGACGGGTTCGGCGCGGAGGTCGACGCCGAGAGCGGCGACGGCCGAGTGCGGATCGACAACCTCGCGGGCCAAAGCGATCGGCGCGCGCAAGGCGAGTCGCACGATCGCTCATCGGCGCGCGGCAGGATCGGTGACGGCGGGAAGCTTTTGAAACTGCGGACCGGCGCGGGGTCAATCAGTCTGAAGAACTGGTAG